The Primulina huaijiensis isolate GDHJ02 chromosome 9, ASM1229523v2, whole genome shotgun sequence genomic interval TAGATCCAGATCATCAGTGATACAGAAAGCCAAATTGACTCTAATTTGATGTGATAATATATACTAAAGGCAGAGCATTATCTAATTGTTTGAGGATGATTTAAGAATGGGTATTCAACACAGTCAAGCAATGAACGTTTCAAGATTTCTCTTAGAAGATAATAATTTTTGGAGATGCCATCCATTTACCTTTTATTCAGAATCAATTCATGAAATAGCTTATTGCAAAATTTAAAGTAGATACCTTCACTATGACATATCTTTCAAATGAAAGGGTACAAATGATAAAAGAGAAGATATTTCTGTTTGTATTTTATGTACATAAACTTAGGGTCGGTCAGCCACAGGTGGAATTGTACAGTGCCCATTGCAATATCAATACTTCGTATACATTAACTGCTTTCTGATAGCAAAGTTCGTACGCGATTTAATTGTCTTTCATACAATTCCTAGAAGCAAGTCCTTAAAGCCTTAAGGCAaagaaaatttacatatatgccCAACACCAGTGCATCAGATGGCAAAAGTGGGCTCTCATACTAAACAATAAGAAGATTTGAAGTGAATGAATGAGATTTGTTCCCAAGTTTTTCGAAAAGATATTAAGCGAATAAATGAAATATGGATAGTAGAAGAAAATACCTTGACCAATGTGGATGTTAAATCTGGAGCATCAGTTATGCCACCTAGATCATCATCTACATGATCGCATTCGCCATTTTTGCTCtccaaatacaatatttttgCTTTGTCCTCAGCATTTGCATCTTTGCAGTACACCAAATCACCCAACACAATCTGGTGAACCCCTACATAAGGATAATTAGCAAACAAAGAGATATAAGTTCAGATATCAGTTATATTCTCCTTCCAATGCAGTTCAATATAGAAACTTCGCAACTAAAAGTGAGCAGAAAAGGGAGGAAATACAAAATGAAAAGGAGAAGGCGGCCAGAGTGAAGACGGTGGCTCCAGAGGAGAGGAAACAAAGgataaaaatgttttttgcACTCCATTTTTGACTTCTCACACTCCAAATAAGATGTATACATTAAACTAGATGTTGAAACTATATCAGAACGATCATGGGTAAACCTAATGCGATTTGTTAGAAGTTTTCCACAGTTTCACTTATAACAATCATTAGTAAACTTGCGGGAGTTTGTTAATCAAAAACTTTCTGCAGAAAacccataaaaatattatttctccaTGGCCAAAATATAGAACATAGAATGCAGAAAACTACACATACCATATTTTTGAACTCTTACACTTGCTGCGTGGTTCCATAGATAGCTCTGATAACTATGCACAAACCTAAAAGTTGAAAATGAAGCATCTTTACAGATTATGTGATGTAAATTTTTATTCGAAGGGACAAAAGTTAGTTTGTCAACAAAACACTGCATCAGTGCTTTGTCTACAACGTTGTTTCCATTTTATCTAACCTCATATCATCATACCATACAAAGGCCTCACTGCATCAAAAAATGATGAAGCACACACCATTGGAAAACTAACATCAAATAATATTTGCAATAATAATCATCAAGTCTTACGATGTAGACCAATCAAGTTCATataaaagttgaaaaaaaaCAGTCAATATAATATCAGGTCGTTAGAGTAAAGGGACATGCAATCTGGAGAGTAAGCATAACAGGAGCTTTCTCAAATTCTGCCAAATCATATGACAAAGGTATGCATGAGTAAtgactaagaatttgttctacACAAGAATACAAGtactaattataattttttaatgagagagaaaatcataattttgcAGCAAAATGTCTACTGCCTACCAGGGAGGTGGGAAGAAAATTTGGAGAAGGGAGGTATTCTGGAGTATATTCAGTGAGGAATAAGAAACTACAAAACCATTGACACATTTTTAGAATCAAAAGAGAGAACAATAAAGATCCAACCAATAAAGACTCTACAAAAGGTGACCGCCTACCGCCTCGGCCGCCTAGGCGGTGCCTAGACAGTGCCTAGgcggttgaattttttaaagtaattttttatagataatcataaataatcatgcaatataatcacaaattgtcatcattttttatgtaaaatgtgCAATTAAATCATGTTTAAACACAAAGAAActtcatacaatataatatcatctagatAATGTACAATTAATAAAGATTCATCATCATATTAATGTTATCATGTTAAGAAAGTAATATAATTACTTTTACCAAAAAACTAAgtttaaatttcaaagtttcaatcaATTATCCATCATTAAAACAAGTAGTAGACTAAACAGAATATTTAAGTTAGGCATTCCATATTATTAAAAaagtatgataaataataaatatacaatgTCTAACCTAAATATTCTGACTGCTGGCGGCGATCGGCGGACAGCGGGCGGCGGGTTGTGTGTGGTGGTTGAGACTTGAGAGTTGAGAgtgaaaaccaaaaataaaataaagaaagtgaGGTGTACTAGGGTTtcgatatttaaaatttgttgactttgattaagtttttaaaattgttgactaggtttttaaaattgttgactacAATTTAAAAATCTTGACAGCCCGCCTCGCTGTCTAGCCCGCCTGCTCGCCGCCTCGACCTGCCTCCCCAACGCCATATAGCTTGGACCGCCTAAAACACCTGCCTCATGCATAGGCTGTGCGGTCAAGGGCCGCCTACCGCCTAGGCACTGGGCCGCCTAAAAAACCTGTCTCATGCATAGGCTGTGCGGTCGAGGGCCGCCTACCGCCTAGGCACGGCCGCCTCGAccgccatttagaacactgCCAGAAACAGAACTGTTTACCCATTTATTGTTtccaaaaaaatagaaaagaaaCAGCGTTTTTACGAGCCTCCCAAATAAACCCTTTATAGTTCTTTTTTATTCAAGGTGGTAATAATTTCCAACTTTTTAATCATCACAAAACATTAGACTACACCAACAAACACAGCCGTAAACCACCAAAACCAAGCTGAATTAAGAAGAGATGCACTAGTACAGAAGTAACTAGCAGAAGTAGGATGGATTGATTTGCTAGGGGGAGAGCAAATAGTAAGACTAGTAACAAATATAATCAATTTGTGGTCTTGCTTCATAATAACCATGAATCAAAATTACACGCAAaccaaattaatgaaattagaTTGTGGTAGTGAAAAAAAAGTAGACATGTGTAAGTTTTAAATAAAACCTTAATCAGTTAAAATCActtacatcattctcaatgtcCTGGGTATAGCCAACAAAGCTTGCAAGTAATTTCCAGGAGATTTTTGGAAACAATGCAGCTGgattttcaaaaaagaaaatgctAATGATGAGCAGGAAAATAAGTTATCTGcttaaaaaaatggaaaactAAGTAGTTCATAATGAAAGGAGCTTATTGTTGCTTTTAAGTAGAATGAACGAAAAAATATCATTGGTCAAACCAAAAAAGCTGCATATTTAGCCAAAACTTAACAAAGGTAATTGACAGGAGGAACCTCTactattttaaaacaaaacctTGAAAGAAACTAAATCCATCATGATGCCTCTTGACTCTTGGAAACTATTCATATACGAGAATTTTAGGGAGGCAATATTTGATACAGATTGACTAGTGAAGGCAatatttgatacagattgtaaattccaaaatatttatagaaaattactATTGATTGTGATTTGATCTGACACATTTAATTTGTCTACACTTCTATCCCAAAattcccaattttttttattctcatCCAATGAAGGCTTAAacattaacaaataaatataggcATGGTGATAATAAAACCTATTGCATTAAAAAAAGGAAGACTGATAAACGCAAAACAGGATACTTACAATAGCACGCTCTGCAACTAGATGACGAGGTAACTGTCTTAGAGTTCCTTCAATGTCGCCACTCTCCTCGTAATATTCCCGTATCTTTTTTATAGCATCCCTTTGTGATCAATATATTAGTCAAGATAAACCTATAAAAAATACACCTATACAATCTTAAACACCTTTTAGAGAATAAGTACTCATACACTTTTGGCACCTCGACTCCATAGCCGCCCCCACCAACCGCTGATAATTATTCATTATAATATACAATTATATGGTATaagatatttatattatattaatcatTTGTCAAGTCTAGACCCAGAACCCTTCAAGTTaaactatatatatgtatgtacgtGTGAggagaaaagaaaaaggatatCCCCTTCTCTTGGATCAAGAATCAAGTTAACCGCAGTTTTCCATTCTCCACGCAGTAATGCAGCTCCAATGAGATGAGTAGGTACAGAACTGCTTCCAAAACGCTAAAACATACGGGATGAAATGAGATAACAATCCATACAGGAAAAAGGtaaaaaaatccaaacaatGTTTATGTTTACATTTTAATAAACATCAAGCCTTCATGGAAATAAAGAACGACTCATATGCATAAGCATGTCCCACCAAATATCTCAGCAATCTAGGTAAATATTACATATAGCGCTGCAAAGTAAATATACAAGTACACAACTACAGTGGTCATCAAATACCGGGGCCATTCTCTTTCGGCACTATTAATTGCAAAAATATTATGGCATGTGTTATGAAACATGGAATGTTGCAAatgttatttcaatttttaatgtAGCTTTTATGCAATTTCAGTTCATAAACAAGTTTAATTAGCTAAGGCTTGTCTTTGCCTAAATgctcatgactttgttcaaattTGTTCAAATCAGGCCAATGAATTACGAGAGTGCATGGTATGCTATGGATTTGGTTTCCATTGATTTGTTGTTGCTCGGGGACGGTTAAAGGTTCGACACATTAATATACCAAAAAGAATTTTCAGTGTACAACAGTACAAGAATATCATCACATGTGATTAACTTCAAGTTACCATACATTAAATTATAACTCATTCGTTGAGTAATTGTGCCTGGACTTGGAGGACTTCAAAATTTGGCACATACCAGACCTTAACTGAGACAACGGCCCGGTGTTCGTTTTGGCTCAAAAATAAGTGTTTGGTTCAGCTCTGGTGTTTGGTGCCAGTTTAGCCAAACGCAAAGGGTTTATTTCTTTCTGGTTTTGTTTTTACATAAACACCTAATATCACATTACCATAATAACCTCTATTATTTGATTACTTAGAcacatattaataatataattaataattttaaggaAAATATATCAGTAGATAAAGTGTTTTAAACTCTATGTAACATTTACAACCGATTGTTTGGTTTAGGAATTCTCAAGTTAATTAGGATGAATGATGTTGCTAGATATGAATCCTCAATGTGTAACCAAAAATGTATTGAGTATTAACAGAATATTTGTAACAACTATGGGTTATCCCGatctccctctggggccttctcccgtaaacgggatCCCTCTAGGATATTCTACATCACTGGTTTTCCCACGTTTCATTACTCATAGAATATCTCAATCCCTGAAATTGGCACCAAACCTCTAGGAATCTAGGTATTTATCTTGAAGGTCATGGGTTCGATTGTTGGGAAAGGCGAAAGAAACTCATTTTCAAAGGATGGGGATTGGAGTTCATGGGTTCGAGTGTTAGACAAGGCGAAAGAAACTCATTTTCAAAGAATGAAAGTATTCTGTGAGTAATGGCGCGTGTCCTGCCCAATTGGTACAAACACACCTAGGTATTTATCCTAGAGATCTTGCGTTCGAGCGTCGAAGAAGGCGAAAAAACCCATTTTCCAAGGATGCGGAAATTCTATGAGGAACGGCGTATGAAAcccgtgagggagaaggcctcaAAAGGAGCTCGTTTACGGGAGAAAGCCCCTAAGGGAGCCCAAGATCAGGATAGCTCATGGTCGTTACAATATTGGCCTTATCAAGTTCTTTAGAAAACAAATTTCCCACCAGTTTTAGAGTGCTTGAAATTTAGAGGAGGCAGGACAAACATCAGTGAAAATTTTCTTAATGATCTCAATAATATAGATTATAGACAAGTTATGGTGAAGCCAGCATCTATTACCAAAAACTATGATAAACAAACCTGTAGAACTATATCCTTACTCCTTAGTGTCTTCCAAATAATCATTCCATTGTTTCATGCTTATTATGATGTTCAGTATTATGTTTAGCCATTTTGACAACTGGATATTGTAAAAATTGTCTGGCATTAATAAAAGCATTCATCAAGGTTTTCCATGTTAAATTTAGCAATTTACATGAGtgaataattttatcaaatattaaccTGCAAACCGAAGTAGTTGATAAATCCATGCTTTCCCAAGGCACTCGTGGATTCTCTGATAATATCCTCATTTTCAGCTATTACACTTCTGGAAGAATTAAAAACACAACCAAGGATTAAATATGCGTAAAACCTACTGAAATTGCGCCCATACCAGATATTGAAGTGCATACCTTAGAGTAATTGTAAATCGATTTCCTTGGAGTTGCCCAAGAAGGAGACCATCATGCACGTGGCTGTACATGATATTCAAAAAAGTTATAGAGTCAACTTCAGAAATGCATGTGGATACAACTTGCAAGGTCAGGCACGTACCAAAAGTTTCCGACTTTAATACCAACTAATCTTTCATTCAGTGCCGCTAATCTATTAGCTCGCTGCTTAAAAACAGTAACCTGTAAGCAATGACAAAGGTACAATACTTTGCATGATAAGAATAATAGAACAGCAAAATTCCATTATTATGTGGTAGATTTAACTGTAAGCTAATGCAGAAATTACCTCATCTTAGATATCTCTTAAAATGGATAGAATGGGATTAACTTATTTACATACTTTCTAAGCTACGTATATGTAATCATTGTGCGTTCTTGGTTTAGTTTTATTGTGCAATCCATGAAATAACCCTCTTCTTCAAGAAGTTTTAGCCCACTATCACTCAAATAAATAGGCAGGGGTCTATCGAACCCCCTTATTAGGGCTCTGGCAGCGTTTTTAAAAGAATGACAGCCAATGTGCAAAAAAATGCAAGAATATGACTTAGTTTTAATGAGTGATAGAGACATAGAGTGGAAATAATTTTTGGAAGACTATCATTTAGCCAATGTGGTCGGGGAACTAATGCAAAGAAAAATCCTTAACTAGGCAAATGGGACAAAGAAGTGGAACTCTGGATGAGATATCACCAATATAAGAATAAACAACTCTGTCCACAAATAGATAGAAAAGCCACCCCGTGCTCATCCACAAACAGCAGCAACAAAGGACTTGCTTTTGGTGACAATTTAGCATCTTGCTATACCGAGTGAAGTTGACTTCATGCTTCGCTACAAAATCTTTCCATGCTCAACACCGTCAAAACAGGTTGGAGAAGCCCAAgcaaacatcaatctcaaggTTATTTATAACATACATGCATAAAAGATCATGATAGTACTGCAAAGCTCAGCCTACTCATAAAGGGATGTTATGGAGATGGGTGAACAGACCCAATCTTTTTATGCCAACTAAGATTTTTCAACAACAGGGATCTGGAAAATCTAAGCGTGATATTATGATAGATACACCAAAATGCTAaaacaacaaacaaacaaacaaataaaaaaaatgaaaaaccacAAACACAGTTATCTGATGTCAAcataaaaaatgtgaaaatgtGTGACAACTATTCCAGGACATATGGCAGACTACGACTTTTGTACATGATTAAGCAATTTACAGTTCCATTAACACTGATAGGTGAATTGTAGCCAACAGTTTTCCAGAATTAAAAGAATATGGGCAATAACCTCTTTGAATGCAAACTGGATAACATCTTTAAGAAAGTTTAACTAGTTATTATGTTAACAACTGGTAGtccaataataataaaaaaataaaaagaggaTGAATATTTATGTCTGTCaagcaaaaaaaaatagatgagACAAATTACCCTTTGAGTAGACACAGACCGCTTATCTTTTGTTCCTGCAAATCCAAAAGACCTGGGCTGCAAAATGAAAACAGAAAAACTTGAGAGAATTGTTAACTTCACGGCATGTAGTGTAGGACTGAAAAAGCTTTTTAACCATAATCATAAGTCAAAGAAAACAAAGAATCCTGTTCATAGGAGAAAAGAGGCAGTGAATTAATGGAAGCATGTTTATCCTTCCAATGTCATCCATTATTACCATTAGCCAGCAGTGAAGGGTAACAACTCCACACAGCCAAGTAAATATTTACTAAAAGCTGCTTGAATACTAAAAGGAGATTGAACAAACCTGAATGATATATGCGCATTACCTGAACGCCAAGCATTTTTCCAAGAAGCCCAAGGGCCTCCTGTGTATCCTTGTTCTCTTTGTAAAGATGAAACCTGAAAAGATTGTGCAAAAATCCACTTTATTGGTACAGCGCAGCAAAACGCCATGAACATGAAAATAAGGCCAAACGAAGAGCTACTATCGGCTTTAGCAAAAAAATCTCAACGGGAAACAACTATCAGATCACAATATGCAGGATGCATCCAAAGGTAATGGATATTCACTGTTTCAGTTACCAAATCGAAGCAAGATATTAAGATAAAATATCAAAGATAAAACCAACCAAACTATTTTAACATGTTATGCCAGGTCACAAGTGGAGTGCTCCCAATGTTGTAAATGACAGGAGGCAGTGGGAGGGTGGTCAGTGACCGCCTACCGCCTCTACCGCCTAAGCggttgaaatttgaatttttttttagcatttttttatgggtaatcatatataatcatgcaatgtaaaattatagataatcatcattttttatataatacatgtaattaaaaaatgtttatgcataaaaaagcttcatacaatataataaaatctaGACAAAGTgcaaataaatacataaatgcAAACTAACAAGATAATTAATGTGGTGGCTGATGGCGGCTGCGGCTGGAGGCGGTTTGAAACAGGTGGTTATTGATGGTGGAGGACACTTGAAATATAAAAGAGAGTGAAAAGTGTTTTTATTATATCTAggattttttaaattgattgactttgacttatttttaaaattatttgacttTGACAGTTGaatagaattttaaattcacTTACCGCCTACCGCATTTAGAACACTGAGTGCTCCACAAATCCATGAAGATATACAATAAAGAACAACATTTTTGGGTACGGTGGGGGGGTGGGATAACAAATGAACCGGTAACTAGCACCAATAGATTGCACATATGACTTAAGCCTTAGAACACTCGCATTATTTTCAACCTTCAAAGCATAAATCAAACTTCTTCAATTCTTACCAGCCCAATTTTCCAAAAACTTGATCATTGTTAGGGTTCGATCAATACGGCCACTCAATAAAGGATGTTATAAAAATCATTAGCTAAACTGAGTTTTAAGTAAACTTTAATGAAACGAGAAAGTTGCAATgtcacaaatatataaatatgaaataattaagtcacaatgtcacacaaaacaacaaataattaatgagtttataataataagtaacacaattaaaattcttcaatcatccaAATCAAGATCATCTTCTTCCATCGAATCATCAGAGTCCCTAGAACTTTCGGAGAAGTTGCATTTTCAATTTGTGAACTTGGGCTGCTAGGGTTTGGGGTTGGGTTGGGCCTTTTGTAATTTAAGttactaattaaaaaaaacgaaaatgcaacttctctgttagtgaattattttaaaaaaagcaaTCTCAGGAGCGCCTAAGGCGCCCCCGATAGCCCTTTCAAGGCGAGCTCAGGCGCGCGCCTGGGCTCGCCTTTGTGAATCGTTGCGCCTGGGGCCGCCTCTAGCCTAGTCTTTGACAACTATGCAAGTGACCTCCAATATCAGCCAACATCTGCTTCAAACCGCTTCAAGCCGCCGCCGCCATCAACCATCACCTTAATTATCTTGTTAGTTAACctctatatatttatttgtacttTGTCTAAATTGTATTATATTGTATTAAGcttttttttatgcataaacattatttaattacatatattacATGAAAAACGgtgattattaataattatattgcaTGATTGTATGTaattacatataaaaaattGTTACAAAAATTCAACCGCCTAGGTAGTGACCGCCACCGTCTCCCGCCATTTACAACATTGAGCGCAATGACCTATTAAGGACACGAAATGTTCAGACTTCAGAGGTAAAACTTTTCCACATTCTTGCATATAAAGAGCAAGAACCTTTATTTCTCTTCATCCTTGAGAGAGTACTGTCAGCGAACTTAATGACCTAGAGAGCACGTTTATTTACTACACATTTGGCAAACAAACAATCAAAAGAAATTAATCACGTATAAAATCAATACATACTTTTCACAACGGCGTCAGTATCAACACAAAGTT includes:
- the LOC140985111 gene encoding multisubstrate pseudouridine synthase 7 isoform X2; this encodes MNQLFSCPVLISPIGRYFGQAVHNFFKEKLKFLVSDTIDGPDSSSKCIRLRLDSGRRNDKGRDSRKRKDRGDRPYDCRGSDSWPEHLGKFLRFHLYKENKDTQEALGLLGKMLGVQPRSFGFAGTKDKRSVSTQRVTVFKQRANRLAALNERLVGIKVGNFCHVHDGLLLGQLQGNRFTITLRSVIAENEDIIRESTSALGKHGFINYFGLQRFGSSSVPTHLIGAALLRGEWKTAVNLILDPREGERDAIKKIREYYEESGDIEGTLRQLPRHLVAERAILHCFQKSPGNYLQALLAIPRTLRMMFVHSYQSYLWNHAASVRVQKYGVHQIVLGDLVYCKDANAEDKAKILYLESKNGECDHVDDDLGGITDAPDLTSTLVKVIKEDDIVTGDYTVDDIILPLPGSRITYPTNDIEKVYHDLAEKDGISLTKSLHNTKEFSMIKITGAYRRVFERPKDFEWELVKYKDMDAPLAKTDWEIVAKSCPHTYGRDEKVQNKWQADLKLKPHKVGNEIEMSTESGEMVGDRGEDMQPEDVSKTQENLTALKLSFILPASCYATMAVRELLKTSTSVAFHKTLN